A region from the bacterium genome encodes:
- a CDS encoding ABC transporter substrate-binding protein yields MSGTIDLTLGHSPDPDDAFMFYALAKDKMDTGPYRFTHVMEDIQTLNERATRGELDITAISIHAYAYVLDKYALLPAGASMGFGYGPMVVAREQIAPADLTGMTIAIPGKMTSAYLELQLAIGRFEPVHVPFDEIIPRVAAGEFPAGLIIHEGQLTYAEAGLKECLNLGRWWWETTGHDDWPLPLGGNAIHKKHGDKMKDISDILTGSIRYSLENRKAALDYALGWARDMGMDLADEFVGMYVNDWTLDYGDRGRAAIRELLGRGHRAGLIPEVKELEFVAG; encoded by the coding sequence ATGTCCGGGACCATCGATCTGACCCTCGGCCACAGCCCCGACCCCGATGATGCGTTCATGTTCTACGCCCTGGCCAAGGACAAGATGGACACGGGCCCGTACCGGTTCACCCACGTGATGGAGGACATCCAGACCCTGAACGAGCGGGCCACCCGCGGCGAGCTGGACATCACCGCCATCAGCATCCACGCCTACGCCTACGTCCTGGACAAGTACGCCCTGCTGCCGGCGGGCGCGAGCATGGGCTTCGGCTACGGCCCCATGGTCGTGGCGCGCGAGCAGATCGCCCCGGCCGACCTGACGGGCATGACCATCGCCATTCCCGGAAAGATGACTTCGGCCTACCTGGAGCTGCAGCTGGCCATCGGCAGGTTCGAGCCGGTGCATGTGCCCTTCGACGAGATCATCCCGCGGGTGGCCGCAGGCGAGTTTCCCGCCGGCCTGATCATCCACGAGGGCCAGCTCACCTACGCCGAGGCCGGCCTGAAGGAGTGCCTGAACCTGGGCCGGTGGTGGTGGGAGACGACGGGCCACGACGACTGGCCCCTGCCCCTGGGCGGCAACGCCATCCACAAGAAGCACGGCGACAAGATGAAGGACATCTCCGACATCCTCACCGGCTCGATCCGCTACAGCCTCGAGAACCGCAAGGCCGCCCTGGACTACGCCCTGGGCTGGGCCCGCGACATGGGCATGGACCTCGCCGACGAGTTCGTGGGCATGTACGTCAACGACTGGACGCTGGACTACGGCGACCGCGGTCGCGCGGCGATCCGTGAACTGCTGGGCCGCGGCCACCGGGCCGGCCTCATTCCCGAGGTGAAGGAACTGGAGTTCGTGGCCGGCTGA
- a CDS encoding DUF1343 domain-containing protein — translation MTGLEVLAAGGFAALRGARVGLVVHPASVDRHLRPTTHLLHEAATVDLVALFGPQHGILGQTQDNMIEWEGFTDRATGLPVFSLYGEHRKPTPAMLAGLDVLVVDLQDVGARYYTFIWTLLHCLEACAEAGVKVVVLDRPNPIGGRHTEGTVLDPEFRSFVGLAPIPMRHGLTIGELAGFFVSWAGLDVELEVVWMDGWRRDMHFGRTGLPWVLPSPNMPTLETAFVYPGGCLLEGTILSEGRGTTRPFEIFGAPWIEPGTLAGLMTRWDLPGCRVRPLHFEPTFHKFAGETCGGVQVHITDPLVFEPVATYTAAIGAALQAWPDRFAWKQPPYEYETVKRPIDILAGGPQWREQVEAGTSPWNMKAGWLGQLQAFAAASAPFRHYD, via the coding sequence ATGACGGGACTCGAGGTGCTGGCCGCCGGCGGGTTCGCCGCGCTGCGCGGGGCGCGCGTGGGGCTGGTGGTGCATCCGGCCTCGGTGGACCGCCACCTGCGGCCCACGACGCATCTCCTGCACGAGGCGGCGACCGTCGACCTCGTCGCGCTCTTCGGCCCGCAGCACGGCATCCTGGGCCAGACCCAGGACAACATGATCGAGTGGGAGGGCTTCACCGACCGGGCCACGGGCCTGCCGGTCTTCTCCCTCTACGGCGAGCACCGCAAACCCACGCCGGCGATGCTCGCGGGGCTCGACGTCCTCGTGGTCGACCTGCAGGACGTGGGCGCGCGCTACTACACCTTCATCTGGACCCTCCTGCACTGCCTCGAGGCCTGTGCCGAGGCCGGGGTGAAGGTGGTCGTGCTCGACCGGCCCAACCCCATCGGCGGCCGCCACACCGAGGGCACGGTGCTCGACCCGGAGTTCCGCAGCTTCGTGGGCCTCGCGCCGATCCCCATGCGCCACGGGCTGACCATCGGCGAGCTGGCCGGATTCTTCGTGTCATGGGCGGGGCTCGACGTGGAGCTCGAGGTGGTCTGGATGGACGGCTGGCGGCGCGACATGCACTTCGGCCGCACGGGCCTGCCCTGGGTGCTGCCCTCGCCCAACATGCCCACCCTCGAGACGGCCTTCGTGTACCCCGGGGGCTGCCTGCTGGAAGGGACGATCCTCAGCGAGGGGCGGGGCACCACGCGGCCCTTCGAGATCTTCGGCGCGCCCTGGATCGAACCCGGGACCCTGGCCGGCCTGATGACGCGCTGGGACCTGCCCGGCTGCCGCGTCCGGCCTCTGCATTTCGAGCCGACCTTCCACAAGTTCGCCGGCGAGACGTGCGGCGGCGTGCAGGTGCACATCACCGACCCGCTCGTCTTCGAACCCGTGGCCACCTACACCGCGGCCATCGGGGCCGCGCTGCAGGCCTGGCCCGACCGCTTCGCCTGGAAGCAGCCGCCCTACGAGTACGAGACGGTGAAGCGGCCCATCGACATCCTGGCCGGCGGCCCGCAGTGGCGCGAGCAGGTCGAGGCCGGGACGTCGCCGTGGAACATGAAGGCCGGCTGGCTCGGGCAGTTGCAGGCCTTCGCCGCGGCGAGCGCGCCGTTCCGTCACTATGACTGA
- a CDS encoding glycosyltransferase family 9 protein: protein MEFRPDCLHFKGHVPCRPHKEQGVHCADCPAYRERRGRILLIKLGAAGDVIRTTPLLAPLRAAYPDHALTWVTDFPALVPAQVDDVAALDTSTALWLRQTPFDLVINLDKDRQACALAREVTAPVKWGFTLGDDGLCRPITDGVPAAQAAAARAKFETGLFDDVNRACTLSYPAEIFAICGFAFAGEEYVIDRPVPAPAFDLPAGRATVGLNTGCGGRWTSRLWPESSWADLATSLRAAGYAVVLLGGPDEHAKNARLAATTGACYPGHFPLRTFIGLVDRCDLVVTAVTMGMHIALGLGKKLVLFNNIFNPHEFELYGRGRVVAPRQECTCFFQPRCTNASFCLDTLTPAMAQAAVDDLLGPA from the coding sequence GTGGAATTCCGTCCCGACTGCCTGCACTTCAAGGGCCACGTGCCGTGCCGCCCCCACAAGGAGCAGGGCGTGCACTGCGCCGACTGCCCCGCGTACCGCGAGCGCCGGGGTCGCATCCTGCTGATCAAGCTCGGGGCCGCCGGCGACGTCATCCGCACGACGCCGCTGCTGGCGCCCCTGCGCGCGGCCTATCCGGACCACGCCCTGACCTGGGTGACCGATTTCCCGGCCCTGGTGCCGGCGCAGGTCGACGATGTCGCGGCCCTGGACACCAGCACCGCGCTGTGGTTGCGGCAGACGCCGTTCGACCTGGTGATCAACCTGGACAAGGACCGGCAGGCCTGCGCCCTCGCGCGCGAGGTGACGGCGCCGGTGAAGTGGGGCTTCACCCTGGGCGACGACGGCCTGTGCCGGCCGATCACCGACGGGGTGCCCGCGGCCCAGGCGGCGGCCGCCCGCGCCAAGTTCGAGACCGGGCTCTTCGACGACGTCAACCGGGCCTGCACCCTGAGCTACCCCGCGGAGATCTTCGCCATCTGCGGTTTCGCCTTCGCCGGCGAGGAGTACGTGATCGATCGCCCCGTGCCGGCGCCCGCGTTCGACCTGCCCGCCGGCAGGGCGACCGTCGGCCTGAACACCGGCTGCGGCGGGCGCTGGACGAGCCGTCTGTGGCCGGAATCGTCGTGGGCCGACCTGGCGACGTCGCTGCGCGCCGCGGGGTACGCCGTGGTCCTGCTCGGGGGACCGGACGAGCACGCGAAGAACGCGCGCCTGGCGGCCACCACCGGGGCCTGCTATCCCGGCCATTTCCCCTTGCGCACCTTCATCGGCCTGGTCGACCGCTGCGACCTGGTGGTCACCGCGGTGACCATGGGCATGCACATCGCGCTGGGCCTGGGGAAGAAGCTGGTCCTGTTCAACAACATCTTCAATCCGCACGAGTTCGAGCTCTACGGGCGGGGCCGCGTCGTCGCGCCGCGCCAGGAGTGCACCTGCTTCTTCCAGCCGCGCTGCACCAACGCGAGCTTCTGCCTCGACACCCTGACGCCGGCCATGGCCCAGGCGGCGGTCGACGACCTGCTGGGGCCGGCGTGA
- a CDS encoding cytochrome c3 family protein, whose translation MRRRTLVGIVATILIATPALAGSGYLDSLPGTDGRQYVGAGTCLDCHDDIGAFYAHSPHAPGRNLLVPGTAAGACEACHGPGSAHVEAGGEGGIVGADDFAAMAADLKVAMCTQCHATDAAHWADGPHAGAEIGCADCHADQVHFGGRARPRSDFRNPAEFCLQCHADQAADFRLPFRHRALEGQIGCTDCHDPHADFDAVALDGLNTVCLGCHQEMSGPWVFEHEGVEGEECTVCHRPHGSQHDKLLLGEGNGLCLQCHYDVAFGSADDWALGTVTHSNDCTQCHASTPSGVPPHGTFVLGDEGRCTDCHSGIHGSNVSATFLDQ comes from the coding sequence ATGCGGCGTCGCACCCTGGTCGGGATCGTCGCGACGATCCTGATCGCCACCCCGGCCCTGGCCGGATCCGGCTACCTCGACTCCCTGCCGGGCACCGACGGACGGCAGTACGTCGGCGCCGGAACGTGCCTCGACTGTCACGACGACATCGGTGCGTTCTACGCCCACAGCCCCCACGCGCCCGGTCGGAACCTGCTGGTCCCGGGCACCGCGGCCGGGGCCTGCGAGGCCTGCCACGGCCCGGGCAGCGCCCATGTGGAAGCCGGCGGCGAGGGCGGCATCGTCGGGGCCGACGACTTCGCCGCCATGGCGGCCGACCTCAAGGTCGCCATGTGCACCCAATGCCACGCGACCGACGCCGCCCATTGGGCCGACGGTCCCCACGCCGGCGCCGAAATCGGCTGCGCCGACTGCCACGCCGACCAGGTCCACTTCGGGGGCCGCGCACGTCCCCGGTCCGACTTCCGCAACCCCGCCGAGTTCTGCCTCCAGTGCCATGCCGACCAGGCCGCCGACTTCCGGCTCCCGTTCCGGCACCGGGCCCTCGAGGGCCAGATCGGCTGCACCGACTGCCACGACCCGCACGCCGACTTCGACGCCGTGGCCCTCGACGGGCTCAATACGGTCTGCCTCGGCTGCCATCAGGAGATGAGCGGCCCGTGGGTGTTCGAACACGAGGGCGTCGAGGGCGAGGAGTGCACGGTCTGCCACCGCCCCCACGGCTCGCAGCACGACAAGCTCCTGCTCGGCGAGGGCAACGGCCTCTGCCTGCAGTGCCACTACGACGTGGCCTTCGGCAGCGCCGACGACTGGGCCCTGGGCACCGTCACGCACAGCAACGACTGCACCCAGTGCCATGCGAGCACGCCGAGCGGCGTGCCGCCCCACGGCACCTTCGTCCTCGGCGACGAAGGCCGCTGCACCGACTGCCATTCCGGCATCCACGGCTCGAACGTCTCCGCGACGTTCCTGGACCAGTAA
- a CDS encoding glycosyltransferase, translating into MKLAFLGPAPPFRGGIVTYYGMLARTLVARGHEVFWASFRRQYPKFLFPGTEQEGETAAWLDHPDAPRFVPWSPWSWWRTYRDIAAAAPRAVVIKYWIPFFAPGFFAVTRLLRTRTDVRVVYLLDNVIPHEKYPFMMFLTRLALRQGHAFIAQSDQVRRDLLQVLPDTPPAAIHTSPHPVYDFGVPGRPRKSRAAARAALGLPAAARLVLFFGFIKPYKGVVHLIDAAGPLRREFGDGLRVLVVGDIYGEKQPYLDRIAASGGADIIDLVDGFVPDAVVEDYFLAADLAVLPYVSATQSGIVQIAYNYDLPVVTTDVGGLPEVVRDGETGYIVPPADGEALAAAIVRFFREDRAAPFAAAVAQEKAKYSWDRMAATVEAAATGAAPALRDAP; encoded by the coding sequence GTGAAGCTCGCCTTCCTCGGGCCGGCGCCGCCCTTCCGCGGGGGCATCGTCACCTACTACGGCATGCTGGCGCGCACCCTGGTCGCGCGGGGGCACGAGGTCTTCTGGGCGTCGTTCCGCCGGCAGTACCCGAAGTTCCTCTTTCCGGGCACGGAGCAGGAGGGCGAGACGGCCGCCTGGCTCGACCATCCGGACGCGCCGCGCTTCGTGCCGTGGTCGCCCTGGAGCTGGTGGCGGACCTACCGCGACATCGCGGCGGCGGCCCCGCGGGCCGTGGTCATCAAGTACTGGATCCCCTTCTTCGCCCCGGGCTTCTTCGCCGTGACCCGGCTGCTGCGGACGCGCACCGACGTGCGCGTGGTGTACCTGCTGGACAACGTGATCCCCCACGAGAAGTACCCCTTCATGATGTTCCTCACGCGCCTCGCGCTGCGTCAGGGGCACGCCTTCATCGCCCAGAGCGACCAGGTGCGCCGTGATCTGCTGCAGGTGCTGCCGGACACGCCGCCCGCCGCGATCCACACCTCGCCGCACCCGGTCTACGACTTCGGCGTGCCGGGGCGGCCGCGCAAATCGCGGGCCGCGGCGCGGGCGGCCCTGGGCCTGCCCGCCGCCGCGCGCCTGGTGCTCTTCTTCGGCTTCATCAAGCCCTACAAGGGCGTCGTGCACCTGATCGACGCGGCGGGGCCGCTGCGCCGCGAGTTCGGCGACGGCCTGCGCGTGCTCGTGGTCGGGGACATCTACGGCGAGAAGCAGCCGTACCTCGACCGCATCGCGGCCTCGGGCGGCGCCGACATCATCGATCTCGTGGACGGATTCGTGCCCGATGCCGTGGTCGAGGACTACTTCCTGGCCGCCGACCTCGCCGTGCTGCCCTACGTCTCGGCCACCCAGAGCGGCATCGTCCAGATCGCCTACAACTACGATCTGCCGGTGGTGACCACCGACGTGGGCGGCCTGCCCGAGGTCGTGCGCGACGGCGAGACGGGCTACATCGTGCCGCCCGCCGACGGGGAGGCCCTGGCCGCGGCCATCGTCCGCTTCTTCCGCGAGGACCGTGCCGCCCCCTTCGCCGCGGCCGTCGCCCAGGAGAAGGCGAAGTACTCGTGGGACCGGATGGCCGCCACCGTCGAGGCCGCCGCAACCGGGGCCGCCCCCGCCCTGCGGGACGCGCCGTGA
- the malQ gene encoding 4-alpha-glucanotransferase → MPTAPRTFPRTSGILLHPTSLPGPDGIGDVGPAARAFVDWLADHGQGLWQVLPLGPTSYGDSPYQSLGALAGNPLLISFADLVADGLLTNADLDARPDLPDDRVDFGAVIGWKTSRLDLAWARFRDGAAPADRADWHDWCRAQAAWLDDFALFVALKDEHGGAPWYEWDAPLRGRDGAALDAARARLADAVDRHRFVQWIFARQWARLRSHASERGVRLMGDVPIFVAHDSCDVWAAPENFLLDARGQPTAVAGVPPDYFSATGQLWGNPLYDWARLKADGYAWWVRRLTAVLDQVDLVRVDHFRGFEAYWEVPADAETAVGGRWVKGPGEDFFGAMAAALGDELPIVAEDLGTITPDVVRLREDLGLPGMKVLQYAWTAPDNAFLPHEHTPHAVVYTGTHDNDPTVGWWRHLADGPTRALVADYVGADVHEPHWTLIRLGMMSPAHTFIAPLQDVLGLGREARMNLPGEGAGNWNWRLAPGALDGPEGERLAHLTWLYRRRPDQTGAAVPEHGPAADTAAAEPKDRP, encoded by the coding sequence ATGCCCACCGCGCCCCGCACCTTTCCCCGCACCAGCGGGATCCTGCTGCATCCGACCAGCCTGCCCGGCCCGGACGGCATCGGCGACGTGGGCCCCGCCGCCCGCGCCTTCGTCGACTGGCTCGCCGACCACGGCCAGGGCCTGTGGCAGGTGCTGCCCCTCGGCCCGACGAGCTACGGCGACTCGCCCTACCAGAGCCTGGGCGCCCTGGCGGGCAATCCGCTGCTGATCAGCTTCGCCGACCTCGTGGCCGACGGCCTGCTGACGAACGCCGATCTGGACGCACGGCCGGACCTCCCGGACGACCGGGTCGACTTCGGCGCGGTCATCGGCTGGAAGACCTCGCGCCTGGATCTGGCCTGGGCCCGCTTCCGCGACGGGGCTGCGCCGGCCGACCGCGCCGACTGGCACGACTGGTGCAGGGCGCAGGCGGCCTGGCTCGACGACTTCGCCCTCTTCGTGGCCCTCAAGGACGAACACGGGGGCGCACCGTGGTACGAGTGGGACGCGCCCCTGCGGGGGCGCGACGGCGCGGCCCTGGACGCCGCCCGCGCCCGCCTCGCCGACGCCGTCGACCGCCACCGCTTCGTGCAGTGGATCTTCGCGCGCCAGTGGGCGCGGCTGCGCAGCCACGCCAGCGAACGCGGCGTGCGCCTCATGGGCGACGTGCCCATCTTCGTGGCCCACGACAGCTGCGACGTGTGGGCGGCGCCGGAGAACTTCCTGCTCGACGCCCGCGGCCAGCCCACGGCCGTGGCCGGCGTGCCGCCCGACTACTTCAGCGCCACGGGCCAGCTGTGGGGCAACCCGCTCTACGACTGGGCGCGGCTGAAGGCCGACGGCTACGCCTGGTGGGTGCGGCGCCTGACCGCGGTGCTCGACCAGGTCGACCTGGTGCGCGTCGACCACTTCCGGGGCTTCGAGGCCTACTGGGAGGTGCCGGCCGACGCCGAGACCGCCGTCGGCGGCCGCTGGGTGAAGGGCCCGGGCGAGGACTTCTTCGGGGCCATGGCTGCGGCCCTGGGCGACGAACTGCCCATCGTGGCCGAGGACCTCGGCACCATCACGCCGGACGTGGTGCGCTTGCGCGAGGACCTCGGCCTGCCCGGCATGAAGGTGCTGCAGTACGCCTGGACGGCGCCGGACAACGCCTTCCTGCCCCACGAGCACACCCCGCACGCGGTGGTGTACACGGGCACCCACGACAACGACCCCACCGTGGGGTGGTGGCGGCATCTGGCCGACGGCCCCACGCGGGCGCTGGTGGCCGACTACGTGGGCGCCGACGTGCACGAGCCCCACTGGACGCTGATCCGGCTGGGCATGATGTCGCCGGCCCACACCTTCATCGCGCCCCTGCAGGACGTGCTGGGGCTGGGCCGCGAGGCCCGCATGAACCTGCCGGGCGAGGGGGCCGGCAACTGGAACTGGCGCCTGGCGCCCGGGGCCCTCGACGGGCCCGAGGGCGAGCGCCTCGCGCACCTGACCTGGCTGTACCGGCGCCGCCCGGACCAGACCGGCGCCGCGGTCCCCGAACACGGGCCCGCCGCCGACACCGCCGCTGCCGAACCGAAGGACCGCCCGTGA
- a CDS encoding phosphotransferase, with the protein MTEPGARLRGMVLAAGYGTRLAPLTDHVPKPLLPVDGRPLLDHVLDALLAAGCDRIGVNTHHLGRQVRAHLAAHPRASRLVAFPEAEILGTGGALANARDFLADAGCILLHNGDVLADPDLAGLVADHRASGALATLLLVDWPAVNSVRLVFFFMMRRPPSSTLFPAPALFRSRRPSPGIAALDPVLLDRIGPGFSSLIAPLAAAVASGDGAVRGWAPAGLAWSDLGTPGRWLAHVGSDTPDGAPGLGVRRITGHGSDRRFWRLAAADWSAVAMTSPPGDDEHERFLAAAAFLAAHDLGPAAVLAVDDPGRTVLLEDLGRDPLGDLARRGPFPDEVYGQAVDWLVRLQAITPAAGAVCPTAVDRVLDTAALRDETVYFATRCLAGHFGLPDDDIAPLAGGFDALAAAVGALPQVLIHRDFQSANLLLHDGRVRPVDFQGLRLGPVAYDLASLVWDPYVDVPTAARQRLVARFAAAKELAPDTAAAMTTLCGLQRVMQALGAYGFLGHVKGRTGFLVHVPGAWNRLRALLAEAATLRAAGDPAVVDLGVPDLSRLAALVAAHDPAA; encoded by the coding sequence ATGACTGAGCCCGGCGCCCGCCTGCGCGGCATGGTCCTCGCCGCGGGCTACGGCACCCGCCTCGCGCCCCTGACCGACCACGTGCCCAAGCCCCTGCTGCCGGTCGACGGGCGGCCCCTGCTCGACCACGTGCTCGATGCGCTGCTGGCCGCGGGCTGCGACCGGATCGGCGTCAACACCCACCACCTCGGCCGTCAGGTGCGGGCGCACCTCGCCGCCCATCCCCGGGCGTCGCGGCTCGTGGCGTTCCCCGAAGCCGAGATCCTCGGCACCGGCGGCGCGCTGGCCAACGCCCGCGATTTCCTGGCGGACGCGGGCTGCATCCTGCTGCACAACGGCGACGTCCTCGCCGACCCGGACCTGGCCGGACTGGTGGCCGACCACCGGGCCAGCGGCGCGCTGGCGACCCTGCTGCTGGTCGACTGGCCGGCCGTCAACTCGGTGCGGCTCGTTTTTTTTTTCATGATGCGGCGACCACCGAGCTCTACCCTCTTTCCCGCCCCGGCGCTCTTCCGGTCTCGCCGCCCATCCCCGGGCATCGCGGCCCTCGACCCGGTCCTGCTCGACCGCATCGGTCCCGGCTTCTCCTCGCTCATCGCCCCGCTGGCGGCGGCCGTGGCGTCGGGCGACGGCGCGGTGCGCGGCTGGGCCCCGGCGGGTCTGGCCTGGAGCGACCTGGGCACGCCCGGCCGCTGGCTCGCCCACGTGGGTTCCGACACCCCGGACGGGGCGCCGGGCCTGGGCGTGCGGCGGATCACCGGCCACGGTTCGGACCGCCGCTTCTGGCGCCTGGCCGCGGCGGACTGGTCGGCCGTGGCCATGACCAGCCCGCCCGGCGACGACGAGCACGAGCGCTTCCTCGCCGCGGCGGCGTTCCTCGCCGCCCACGACCTCGGCCCGGCGGCGGTGCTCGCGGTCGACGATCCCGGGCGCACCGTCCTGCTGGAAGACCTCGGCCGCGACCCGCTGGGCGACCTGGCCCGGCGGGGACCGTTTCCGGACGAGGTCTACGGCCAGGCCGTCGACTGGCTCGTGCGCCTGCAGGCGATCACCCCGGCGGCGGGGGCCGTGTGCCCCACCGCCGTCGACCGGGTCCTGGACACGGCGGCCCTTCGCGACGAGACCGTCTACTTCGCCACCCGCTGTCTGGCCGGGCACTTCGGCCTGCCGGACGACGACATCGCCCCTCTCGCCGGCGGGTTCGACGCCCTCGCGGCGGCGGTCGGGGCCCTGCCGCAGGTCCTGATCCACCGCGATTTCCAGTCGGCGAACCTGCTCCTGCACGACGGGCGCGTGCGCCCGGTGGACTTCCAGGGACTGCGCCTCGGGCCGGTGGCCTACGACCTGGCCAGCCTGGTCTGGGATCCGTACGTGGACGTGCCGACGGCCGCGCGTCAACGGCTGGTGGCGCGTTTCGCCGCCGCGAAGGAGCTCGCACCGGACACGGCCGCGGCCATGACCACCCTCTGCGGGCTGCAGCGGGTGATGCAGGCCCTCGGCGCCTACGGCTTCCTCGGGCACGTGAAGGGACGCACCGGCTTCCTCGTCCACGTTCCGGGCGCGTGGAACCGGCTCCGGGCGCTGCTGGCCGAGGCCGCGACGCTGCGGGCCGCCGGGGATCCGGCCGTCGTCGACCTCGGCGTGCCGGACCTGTCCCGCCTGGCGGCCCTCGTCGCCGCCCACGATCCGGCTGCCTGA
- a CDS encoding TetR/AcrR family transcriptional regulator, translated as MNAPSHTSPASRKGMILEQATHLFASQGYNGTPVRAIARACGVTEAAIYRHYENKEHLYAEVVRTKAAEHDIGEQLDVLGSTGTVEEMLTGVAEYILGFATSDPELLQLMASCCRANDQAAAVLFREVRMPIIEFIRSELDRRIAAGEVRPVDTLITARCFVGMVMDCAMCVGVWTKLNATTLRSRDVVGNNVPIFARGLSVGPSPEAAQPGSMT; from the coding sequence GTGAACGCTCCCTCCCACACCAGCCCGGCCAGCCGCAAGGGGATGATCCTCGAGCAGGCCACGCATCTCTTCGCCTCGCAGGGCTACAACGGCACCCCCGTGCGGGCGATCGCGCGGGCCTGCGGCGTGACCGAGGCCGCCATCTACCGGCACTACGAGAACAAGGAGCACCTCTACGCGGAGGTCGTCCGGACCAAGGCCGCCGAGCATGACATCGGCGAGCAGCTCGACGTCCTCGGGTCGACCGGCACGGTCGAGGAGATGCTGACGGGCGTGGCCGAGTACATCCTCGGCTTCGCCACCAGCGATCCGGAGCTGCTGCAGCTGATGGCCAGCTGCTGCCGCGCCAACGACCAGGCCGCCGCGGTCCTCTTCCGCGAGGTGCGCATGCCCATCATCGAGTTCATCCGCTCGGAGCTCGACCGGCGCATCGCCGCCGGCGAGGTCCGGCCCGTCGACACCCTCATCACCGCGCGCTGTTTCGTCGGCATGGTCATGGACTGCGCCATGTGCGTCGGCGTGTGGACCAAACTCAACGCCACGACCCTCCGGTCGCGGGACGTGGTCGGCAACAACGTGCCGATCTTCGCCCGCGGCCTTTCCGTCGGCCCCTCCCCCGAGGCGGCCCAACCCGGGAGCATGACATGA
- a CDS encoding MFS transporter: MNRFARIDPDFRRVLLATLFFGAVAGIIMSTLNNYLADVHGFDAGHRGWLEFPRELPGFLIFAVVGFLLTRLRESRIAALAMIATAIGTLGLAYLSSTTWLLVVFIVIWSLGDHIIFAVEGPLGLKLARAGGEGRRLGQLGGARNLGTILGVSGVWLLDRALGDRYDLFYLLAAACGVAAGVFYLRLTIGRQDPPSRRLVYRPEYRIFYAISALFGIRKQIFLVFGTWVLVSLHGVPVSTIALLYFIASALGVLMRPLLGDVIDWLGERTVLAVDELMLIVVCLVYAFASHLLPAPWDLRVLYGAYVLDHILFALRVARTTYLKKIARDPADITPTISLGITIDHVVAMSLPVLSGYIWERWGHEWVFVLAAAIALGGFFICLRIRVPDRAATGEAQAA, translated from the coding sequence GTGAACCGATTCGCCCGCATCGATCCCGACTTCCGCCGCGTGCTGCTGGCCACCCTCTTCTTCGGGGCCGTGGCCGGGATCATCATGTCGACCCTGAACAACTACCTCGCCGACGTGCACGGCTTCGACGCCGGCCACCGCGGCTGGCTCGAGTTTCCGCGCGAGCTGCCGGGCTTCCTCATCTTCGCGGTGGTGGGCTTCCTGCTGACCCGCCTGCGCGAGAGCCGCATCGCGGCCCTGGCCATGATCGCCACGGCCATCGGCACCCTGGGCCTGGCCTACCTCTCGTCGACGACGTGGCTGCTGGTGGTCTTCATCGTGATCTGGTCCCTGGGCGACCACATCATCTTCGCCGTCGAAGGCCCCCTGGGCCTCAAGCTGGCGAGAGCCGGGGGCGAGGGGCGGCGTCTCGGCCAGCTGGGCGGGGCGCGGAACCTGGGCACGATCCTGGGCGTGTCCGGGGTGTGGCTGCTCGACCGGGCGCTGGGCGACCGCTACGACCTGTTCTACCTGCTGGCCGCGGCCTGCGGCGTGGCCGCCGGCGTCTTCTACCTGCGCCTGACCATCGGCCGGCAGGACCCGCCCTCTCGGCGTCTCGTGTACCGGCCCGAGTACCGGATCTTCTACGCCATCAGCGCCCTGTTCGGCATCCGCAAGCAGATCTTCCTGGTCTTCGGCACCTGGGTGCTGGTCTCGCTGCACGGGGTGCCGGTCTCGACCATCGCCCTGCTGTACTTCATCGCCTCGGCCCTGGGCGTGCTCATGCGGCCGCTGCTCGGCGACGTCATCGACTGGCTGGGCGAGCGCACGGTGCTCGCGGTGGACGAGCTGATGCTCATCGTGGTCTGCCTGGTGTACGCCTTCGCCTCGCACCTGCTGCCGGCGCCGTGGGACCTGCGGGTGCTGTACGGCGCCTACGTGCTCGACCACATCCTCTTCGCCCTGCGGGTGGCGCGCACCACGTACCTGAAGAAGATCGCCCGCGATCCGGCCGACATCACGCCGACCATCAGCCTCGGCATCACCATCGACCACGTGGTGGCCATGAGCCTGCCCGTGCTCTCGGGCTACATCTGGGAGCGCTGGGGCCACGAGTGGGTCTTCGTGCTGGCGGC